In Pyrus communis chromosome 1, drPyrComm1.1, whole genome shotgun sequence, the following are encoded in one genomic region:
- the LOC137735140 gene encoding ubiquitin domain-containing protein DSK2b-like isoform X1, with the protein MGGGSEGSVDDAAQSDGGHGVKVKVNVKCSNGSKFTVQIGLESTVGSFKEVLSPKCDIPANQQRLIYKGRILKDDQTLQSYGLEADHTLHLVRASANTGVATNARAANSTQARGVRSSEGSGTLGGSGFGTLPSLGLGLNGNGMGGAGGLFGAGFPEFDQMQQQMTQNPNAMRDIMNMPAIQNIMNNPDIMRNLIMNNPQMREVIDRNPELAHVLNDPSTLRQTLEAARNPELMREMMRNTDRAMSNIEATPEGFNMLRRMYENVQEPFMNATTMAGDAGSDGSNPFAALLGAEGGNQTIAQSTNQSTVSSDSTTGSPAPNTNPLPNPWSSAGTAGVGQTNTAWSNPFGIAMLQSPSGTARSSLAGISYPELEGAFGAMPQDSNLLNQLMQNPAVSQIMQSLLSNPQYMNEILGSNPELRSMLDSNSYLREMMQNPEFLRQLASPETMQMLLTLQQSLLSQLGRQQQQSTQEPGQTGANTGLLNNVGLDALMNMFGGLGTGSLAVPNRPDVPPEELYAAQLSQLQEMGFFDQQENIRALMATAGNVHAAVERLLGNLGR; encoded by the exons ATGGGAGGAGGAAGTGAGGGTTCTGTGGACGACGCTGCCCAATCCGACGGCGGACATGGAGTCAAGGTCAAGGTCAACGTCAAGTGCTCTAATGGCTCCAAGTTCACCGTTCAGATTGGCCTCGAATCCACCGTTGGATCGTTCAAGGAAGTCCTCTCGCCGAAATGCGACATTCCGGCCAATCAGCAGCGGCTGATTTACAAGGGCCGGATCTTGAAGGACGATCAAACGCTCCAAAGCTACG gTTTGGAGGCAGATCACACTCTTCACTTGGTTCGTGCTTCAGCAAACACGGGTGTTGCAACCAATGCCAGAGCTGCAAATTCTACCCAAGCAAGGGGTGTTAGATCTAGCGAAGGCAGTGGGACACTAGGAGGGTCTGGTTTTGGAACCTTGCCATCCCTTGGACTTGGACTTAATGGCAATGGGATGGGTGGTGCTGGTGGTCTATTCGGAGCTGGGTTTCCTGAATTTGACCAAATGCAGCAACAAATGACTCAGAACCCTAACGCGATGAGAGACATAATGAACATGCCTGCCATTCAAAATATTATGAATAACCCAGACATAATGCGGAACTTGATTATGAACAACCCTCAAATGCGTGAAGTTATTGATCGAAATCCTGAGCTAGCACACGTGCTTAATGATCCTAGCACCCTCCGTCAGACACTTGAAGCAGCAAGAAACCCTGAGCTTATGCGTGAGATGATGCGCAACACTGACAGAGCCATGAGCAACATTGAAGCCACTCCTGAGGGATTTAATATGCTCAGACGCATGTATGAGAACGTACAAGAGCCATTTATGAATGCAACAACTATGGCTGGAGATGCTGGGAGTGACGGTTCAAACCCATTTGCAGCTCTTTTGGGGGCCGAAGGTGGCAACCAAACCATTGCTCAGTCCACTAACCAGTCAACAGTTAGTTCTGATTCAACAACTGGTTCTCCTGCTCCAAATACTAACCCACTTCCCAACCCATGGTCCTCTGCAGGCA CAGCTGGTGTTGGTCAAACTAACACCGCATGGTCGAATCCTTTCGGGATTGCTATGCTACAGTCACCGTCTGGCACAGCTAGAAGTAGCCTAGCTGGAATTAGCTACCCAGAGTTAGAAGGAGCATTTGGTGCCATGCCACAGGATAGCAATTTACTGAATCAGTTGATGCAAAATCCAGCTGTTTCTCAAATTATGCAAAGCCTCCTCTCTAATCCTCAGTATATGAACGAG ATTCTAGGTTCCAACCCCGAGTTACGCAGCATGCTTGACTCCAATTCTTATTTAAGAGAGATGATGCAAAACCCAGAATTTCTTCGTCAGTTGGCTTCTCCTGAGACTATGCAG ATGCTCTTGACTTTGCAACAATCACTTCTGTCACAACTTGGTCGGCAACAGCAACAGTCAACCCA GGAACCAGGTCAGACTGGTGCAAACACAG GATTATTAAATAACGTGGGGTTAGACGCGCTGATGAATATGTTTGGCGGGCTTGGCACTGGCAGCCTGGCTGTTCCCAATCGGCCTGATG TGCCACCAGAAGAACTTTATGCTGCACAGCTTTCACAACTTCAGGAGATGGGTTTCTTTGATCAACAAGAGAACATACGGGCTCTGATGGCCACTGCAGGAAATGTACATGCAGCAGTGGAGCGGCTTTTGGGGAATTTGGGACGATAg
- the LOC137739185 gene encoding phosphoinositide phosphatase SAC7-like yields MMEKADSGQKLYTRMRLWEFPDQYVIEPTDGSQGSSLAISRVDGSMQLIEKLPDSSSVRVPKIRTIFGVVGMLKLLAGSYLMVITDREQVGSYLGHSIFKVSSLKVFSCDHSLKNSPAEQKKMEAEFSGLLNIAEKTPGLYFSYETNLTLSTQRLHDLGDESKLLPLWRQAEPRFLWNNYMMEGMIDNKLDPYLLPIVQGSFHHFQAAIGKDIIDVTLIARRCTRRNGTRMWRRGADSEGYVANFVETEQIMHLNGFTSSFVQVRGSIPLLWDQIVDLTYKPKFEIVRLEESPRVAERHFLDLRKKYGAVLAVDLVNTHGGEGRLSEKFANAMQHIVSDDLRYWHFDFHHICGHVHFERLSILYEQIVDFLDRNGYLLLNEKGEKMKEQLGVVRTNCIDCLDRTNVTQSMIARNMLECQLRRLGIFAAEETISSHHNLDECFRVLWADHGDDVSIQYSGTPALKGDFVRCGQRTMPGIAKDGVSALLRYYYNNFCDGTKQDAIDLLQGHYIVSVSRDMTPSSQKGGLEAVASFPLALFFVLTGFFFATLSLRQVRYDLRHLFFSVIWAGLSIALAAFVRAKGRIFCNRPRLHKPRS; encoded by the exons ATGATGGAGAAGGCGGACTCTGGGCAGAAGCTGTACACACGAATGAGGCTGTGGGAGTTTCCGGATCAGTATGTGATCGAGCCCACTGATGGCTCTCAGGGTTCCTCTTTGGCAATCAGTAGGGTGGATGGCTCTATGCAGCTCATTG AAAAGCTTCCAGATTCCAGCTCTGTTAGGGTTCCTAAGATTCGAACTATTTTTGGTGTGGTTGGGATGCTGAAGCTTTTGGCAG GGTCATATTTGATGGTTATAACCGACCGTGAACAGGTCGGTTCTTACTTGGGTCATTCCATCTTTAAAGTTTCGTCCTTGAAGGTTTTTTCCTGTGACCATTCTTTGAAGAATTCCCCTGCAGAACAG AAAAAGATGGAGGCTGAGTTTTCTGGGCTGCTAAATATAGCAGAGAAGACTCCTGGTCTTTATTTCTCATATGAGACCAATTTAACACTGAG CACACAGCGATTGCATGATTTGGGCGATGAATCTAAATTGCTTCCACTTTGGAGACAG GCAGAGCCtagatttctttggaacaatTATATGATGGAAGGGATGATAGATAACAAG CTGGATCCATACCTACTTCCTATTGTTCAAGGGA GCTTTCATCACTTTCAAGCAGCCATTGGCAAAGATATTATTGATGTTACTCTGATTGCTAGGAGATGCACTAGGCGAAATG GCACGCGGATGTGGAGAAGAGGAGCTGATTCTGAAGGGTACGTAGCGAACTTTGTCGAAACTGAGCAGATTATGCACTTGAATGGGTTTACTTCATCATTTGTCCAG GTTAGGGGGTCAATTCCGTTGCTTTGGGACCAAATTGTTGACTTAACGTATAAGCCCAAGTTTGAAATTGTGCGACTTGAGGAATCT CCTCGAGTGGCAGAGcggcattttctggatttaagAAAAAAGTATGGGGCTGTATTAGCTGTTGATCTTGTCAACACG CATGGAGGTGAAGGACGCTTGAGTGAGAAATTTGCAAATGCAATGCAGCATATTGTTAGTGATGATCTTAG ATATTGGCACTTTGATTTTCACCATATCTGTGGACACGTCCATTTTGAGCGCCTCTCTATCCTTTATGAGCAAATTGTAGATTTCCTCGACAGAAATGG GTATCTTCTATTGAATGAAAAGGGCGAGAAAATGAAGGAGCAACTAGGAGTTGTAAGGACCAATTGCATTGATTGCCTAGATCGTACAAATGTTACCCAG AGCATGATAGCCCGAAATATGTTGGAATGCCAACTTAGAAGGCTTGGAATTTTTGCTGCTGAAGAAACTATTAGCTCACATCACAATTTAGATGAATGCTTTAGAGTCT TGTGGGCTGATCATGGGGATGATGTAAGCATTCAGTATTCCGGAACTCCTGCTTTGAAGGGGGATTTTGTAAG ATGTGGACAGCGGACAATGCCAGGGATCGCTAAGGATGGAGTCAGTGCCCTTCTACGATATTATTATAATAACTTTTGCGACGGAACAAAACAG GATGCAATTGACCTCCTGCAAGGACATTACATTGTCTCGGTCAGCAGAGATATGACACCGTCGTCACAAAAAGGAGGACTTGAGGCTGTTGCA TCATTCCCACTGgcgttgttttttgttttgacgGGGTTCTTTTTTGCGACATTGTCATTGAGGCAAG TCAGGTACGATCTACGGCACTTGTTCTTCTCAGTTATATGGGCAGGTCTAAGTATTGCTCTAGCTGCATTCGTGAGGGCCAAGGGGCGTATTTTCTGCAACAGA
- the LOC137735140 gene encoding ubiquitin domain-containing protein DSK2a-like isoform X2 produces the protein MGGGSEGSVDDAAQSDGGHGVKVKVNVKCSNGSKFTVQIGLESTVGSFKEVLSPKCDIPANQQRLIYKGRILKDDQTLQSYGLEADHTLHLVRASANTGVATNARAANSTQARGVRSSEGSGTLGGSGFGTLPSLGLGLNGNGMGGAGGLFGAGFPEFDQMQQQMTQNPNAMRDIMNMPAIQNIMNNPDIMRNLIMNNPQMREVIDRNPELAHVLNDPSTLRQTLEAARNPELMREMMRNTDRAMSNIEATPEGFNMLRRMYENVQEPFMNATTMAGDAGSDGSNPFAALLGAEGGNQTIAQSTNQSTVSSDSTTGSPAPNTNPLPNPWSSAGTGVGQTNTAWSNPFGIAMLQSPSGTARSSLAGISYPELEGAFGAMPQDSNLLNQLMQNPAVSQIMQSLLSNPQYMNEILGSNPELRSMLDSNSYLREMMQNPEFLRQLASPETMQMLLTLQQSLLSQLGRQQQQSTQEPGQTGANTGLLNNVGLDALMNMFGGLGTGSLAVPNRPDVPPEELYAAQLSQLQEMGFFDQQENIRALMATAGNVHAAVERLLGNLGR, from the exons ATGGGAGGAGGAAGTGAGGGTTCTGTGGACGACGCTGCCCAATCCGACGGCGGACATGGAGTCAAGGTCAAGGTCAACGTCAAGTGCTCTAATGGCTCCAAGTTCACCGTTCAGATTGGCCTCGAATCCACCGTTGGATCGTTCAAGGAAGTCCTCTCGCCGAAATGCGACATTCCGGCCAATCAGCAGCGGCTGATTTACAAGGGCCGGATCTTGAAGGACGATCAAACGCTCCAAAGCTACG gTTTGGAGGCAGATCACACTCTTCACTTGGTTCGTGCTTCAGCAAACACGGGTGTTGCAACCAATGCCAGAGCTGCAAATTCTACCCAAGCAAGGGGTGTTAGATCTAGCGAAGGCAGTGGGACACTAGGAGGGTCTGGTTTTGGAACCTTGCCATCCCTTGGACTTGGACTTAATGGCAATGGGATGGGTGGTGCTGGTGGTCTATTCGGAGCTGGGTTTCCTGAATTTGACCAAATGCAGCAACAAATGACTCAGAACCCTAACGCGATGAGAGACATAATGAACATGCCTGCCATTCAAAATATTATGAATAACCCAGACATAATGCGGAACTTGATTATGAACAACCCTCAAATGCGTGAAGTTATTGATCGAAATCCTGAGCTAGCACACGTGCTTAATGATCCTAGCACCCTCCGTCAGACACTTGAAGCAGCAAGAAACCCTGAGCTTATGCGTGAGATGATGCGCAACACTGACAGAGCCATGAGCAACATTGAAGCCACTCCTGAGGGATTTAATATGCTCAGACGCATGTATGAGAACGTACAAGAGCCATTTATGAATGCAACAACTATGGCTGGAGATGCTGGGAGTGACGGTTCAAACCCATTTGCAGCTCTTTTGGGGGCCGAAGGTGGCAACCAAACCATTGCTCAGTCCACTAACCAGTCAACAGTTAGTTCTGATTCAACAACTGGTTCTCCTGCTCCAAATACTAACCCACTTCCCAACCCATGGTCCTCTGCAGGCA CTGGTGTTGGTCAAACTAACACCGCATGGTCGAATCCTTTCGGGATTGCTATGCTACAGTCACCGTCTGGCACAGCTAGAAGTAGCCTAGCTGGAATTAGCTACCCAGAGTTAGAAGGAGCATTTGGTGCCATGCCACAGGATAGCAATTTACTGAATCAGTTGATGCAAAATCCAGCTGTTTCTCAAATTATGCAAAGCCTCCTCTCTAATCCTCAGTATATGAACGAG ATTCTAGGTTCCAACCCCGAGTTACGCAGCATGCTTGACTCCAATTCTTATTTAAGAGAGATGATGCAAAACCCAGAATTTCTTCGTCAGTTGGCTTCTCCTGAGACTATGCAG ATGCTCTTGACTTTGCAACAATCACTTCTGTCACAACTTGGTCGGCAACAGCAACAGTCAACCCA GGAACCAGGTCAGACTGGTGCAAACACAG GATTATTAAATAACGTGGGGTTAGACGCGCTGATGAATATGTTTGGCGGGCTTGGCACTGGCAGCCTGGCTGTTCCCAATCGGCCTGATG TGCCACCAGAAGAACTTTATGCTGCACAGCTTTCACAACTTCAGGAGATGGGTTTCTTTGATCAACAAGAGAACATACGGGCTCTGATGGCCACTGCAGGAAATGTACATGCAGCAGTGGAGCGGCTTTTGGGGAATTTGGGACGATAg
- the LOC137709831 gene encoding uncharacterized protein: MAIISPRGSNKFLLSRLGALIKQQRLVHALSEGGLQAQVHPKMVPDWVPDQGFIDMSKWKKVNARVLGIKPSMISQPSWIVLKLLQAEGFEAYLVGGCVRDLILKRVPKDFDVITTANLKEIKKKFHRADIVGQRFPICRVHVKGTVIEVSSFETVARDAGKNKEKDSLSCRPPGCDKKDFIRWKNSMHRDFTINSLFFDPFTNKIYDYANGITDLRQLKLRTLGSAKLSFEEDCARILRGLRIAARLSLSFSKETETAMHKLSSSILSLSKSRIMMEMDYMLSYGAAEASLCLLWRFDLIRVLFPFHAAYFDQQSKNLKGIQSSTMLMKLFSNMDKVVSCDRPGHCSLWVGLLAFHLALVNNPQDALVVLTFASVLYHEEWEEGVKFSRENVASIVNYVPEISGSCEFKSEEELAKQVSQLASVVLDYIAALTATKDPDESMSRYPVFPFSGLVFLSKNMAKQVAAIVEVLANDIEYYNQGRKNFEIDCHSLGKGHMREIRFVLGKVILETMDSGILRGKEVVQENEDDYRLQPESVDKNFTKDRKRGRTTDTPELKEDLSKKHKVKEALDPDIAIDNQEVVETTQLPQKELISVLGNILEKKKCQLPEEVIGKKRELSENDKHDKFQNKQKKNIKKRNSSQEETLNPENMLEQRRYPVTRKVIREKITELRQETDEERSSPPPLSSHFSSGVEEIRKRKQVAEKPISGGLCAGKRGQQQIRQTRRAFGVINQSLSGAPAYPCVVNKRPFLQTHEVYEKKQADPAHRPITRKSAAQISTQQSCFKEVKISKVPNTTATATNSTGFGDCTSIFVDDEFKSPEEQAEAMPEDAEPMFLEQAEPEPEEANDAEEVEMVDIVEEPIVDIDGSDLKNPLAVVDYVEDLYAYYRRTEGFSCVPPDYMGQHCDINEKMRAILIDWLIEVQDKFELLKETLFLTVNLIDRFLSRRTVVRKKLQLVGLVAMLLACKYEEVSAPIVGDLILISDKAYTRQEVLEMENLMLNTLQFNMSVATPYVFMSRFLKAAQSDNKIELLSFFLIELSLVEYQMLKFPPSLLAAAAVYTAQCTLSGFKQWSRTCEWHTNYSEEQLL, encoded by the exons ATGGCGATAATATCTCCGCGAGGCTCCAACAAGTTCTTGCTATCTCGCCTCGGAGCCCTAATCAAGCaacag AGACTCGTCCATGCATTGTCTGAGGGAGGGTTGCAAGCTCAGGTTCATCCTAAAATGGTTCCGGACTGGGTGCCGGACCAAG GTTTCATTGATATGTCCAAGTGGAAAAAGGTCAACGCGAGGGTCCTTGGGATAAAACCCTCCATGATTTCGCAGCCCTCTTGGATTGTCTTGAAACTTCTTCAGGCTGAAG GATTTGAGGCCTATTTAGTGGGTGGATGTGTCAGAGACTTAATCCTCAAAAGAGTACCTAAAGACTTTGATGTGATCACTACAGCTAATCTTAAAGAG ATCAAGAAGAAATTTCATCGTGCAGATATTGTTGGGCAACGGTTTCCTATATGCAGGGTGCATGTTAAAGGCACTGTCATTGAG GTATCGAGTTTTGAAACAGTGGCAAGAGATGCaggaaaaaataaagagaaagatAGTTTATCTTGTAGGCCACCTGGCTGTGATAAGAAAGATTTCATCCGTTGGAAAAACAGCATGCATCGGGACTTCACTATTAACAG TTTATTCTTTGATCCTTTTACGAATAAGATCTATGATTATGCCAATGGAATCACGGACTTGAGGCAATTAAAG CTACGGACGCTAGGCTCTGCCAAATTGTCATTTGAAGAGGATTGTG CAAGAATCTTGCGGGGCTTAAGAATTGCTGCTCGTCTGAGCTTGTCATTTTCAAAAGAAACTGAGACTGCAATGCATAAGCTTTCTTCATCCATTTTGAGTTTGAGTAAG TCCAGAATAATGATGGAGATGGACTATATGCTTTCTTATGGAGCTGCTGAGGCGTCACTATGTTTGCTGTGGAGATTTGATCTAATCAGAGTTCTGTTTCCCTTTCAT GCAGCATACTTTGATCAACAGAGTAAAAACTTGAAAGGTATTCAGAGTTCCACGATGTTGATG AAATTATTCTCGAATATGGATAAAGTGGTTAGCTGTGATCGGCCTGGTCACTGCTCTTTATG GGTCGGACTGTTGGCATTTCATCTGGCACTAGTCAATAACCCACAAGATGCTCTTGTAGTGTTGACTTTTGCTTCCGTACTGTATCATGAAGAATGGGAAGAAGGTGTTAAATTTTCCAGAGAGAATGTTGCATCAATAGTTAACTATGTACCTGAGATCTCAGGCTCGTGTGAATTTAAATCAGAGGAAGAACTTGCAAAACAAGTTTCACAATTAGCTTCTGTTGTGCTAGATTATATTGCCGCTTTAACTGCAACGAAAGATCCCGATGAATCAATGTCCAGATATCCTGTTTTTCCATTCTCTGGGTTG GTATTTTTATCAAAGAATATGGCTAAACAAGTTGCTGCAATTGTTGAAGTGCTGGCCAACGACATCGAATATTACAATCAAGGAAGGAAGAATTTTGAGATTGATTGCCACTCACTTGGGAAAGGTCATATGCGTGAGATTAGGTTTGTTTTAGGAAAAGTTATTCTAGAAACCATGGACAGTGGGATTTTGAGAGGGAAGGAAGTTGTTCAGGAGAACGAGGACGACTACCGCCTGCAGCCGGAGAGCGTTGACAAAAATTTCACGAAGGATAGAAAACGTGGCCGTACAACTGATACCCCTGAACTAAAAGAAGATTTGTCCAAGAAACATAAGGTGAAAGAAGCTTTGGATCCGGACATTGCTATCGATAATCAAGAGGTTGTTGAAACAACTCAATTACCCCAGAAGGAGTTGATTTCAGTTCTGGGAAATATATTGGAGAAGAAAAAATGTCAGTTGCCAGAAGAGGTGATTGGGAAAAAGCGAGAGCTTTCCGAGAATGATAAGCATGATAAGTTCCAGAATAAGCAGAAGAAGAATATTAAGAAGCGTAATTCAAGTCAGGAGGAGACTCTTAATCCGGAAAATATGTTAGAGCAGAGAAGGTATCCTGTAACAAGGAAAGTGATCCGTGAGAAGATTACAGAACTCAGACAAGAAACAGATGAGGAGAGAAGCAGTCCACCTCCACTATCTAGTCATTTCAGCAGTGGggttgaggagattcggaaacGCAAACAAGTAGCAGAAAAGCCAATATCTG GAGGACTATGTGCCGGAAAGCGTGGACAGCAGCAGATTAGGCAGACCAGGAGGGCTTTTGGAGTCATTAATCAGAGTTTGTCAGGAGCTCCGGCATACCCTTGTGTAGTTAACAAGAGACCCTTTTTGCA AACACATGAAGTTTATGAGAAGAAACAGGCAGATCCAGCGCACAGACCAATCACAAG GAAGTCTGCTGCACAAATTAGCACTCAGCAATCTTGTTTCAAG GAAGTTAAGATCTCCAAGGTGCCAAACACAACAGCTACAGCCACCAACTCAACTGGTTTTGGAGATTGCACGAGTATATTCGTAGATGACGAATTCAAGTCCCCTGAAGAGCAAGCAGAAGCAATGCCGGAGGATGCAGAGCCCATGTTTTTAGAACAAGCAGAACCAGAGCCGGAGGAAGCAAACGATGCT GAGGAGGTTGAAATGGTGGACATTGTGGAAGAGCCGATTGTGGACATTGATGGCAGCGATTTGAAGAATCCGCTTGCAGTTGTAGACTATGTTGAGGATCTCTATGCTTACTATAGGAGAACGGAG GGTTTTAGCTGTGTCCCACCTGACTATATGGGGCAACATTGTGACATCAATGAGAAGATGAGGGCTATACTAATTGACTGGCTTATTGAG GTGCAGGACAAGTTTGAGCTGTTGAAGGAGACATTGTTTCTTACTGTGAATCTCATCGATAGATTTTTGTCCCGGCGTACGGTTGTAAGAAAGAAACTTCAGTTGGTTGGTCTGGTTGCCATGCTTTTAGCATGCAAGTATGAGGAAGTTTCTGCTCCTATTGTCGGGGATTTGATTCTCATATCCGATAAGGCTTACACAAGGCAGGAAGTCCTGGAAATG GAGAACTTGATGCTCAACACACTGCAGTTTAACATGTCAGTAGCAACGCCGTATGTTTTCATGAGTAGATTCCTCAAGGCTGCTCAATCCGACAACAAG ATTGAACTGCTATCGTTCTTCTTGATCGAGCTCTCTCTTGTGGAGTACCAAATGCTGAAGTTTCCACCATCTTTGTTAGCTGCTGCTGCAGTCTACACTGCTCAGTGCACTCTTTCCGGGTTCAAGCAGTGGAGCAGAACCTGCGAGTGGCACACAAACTACTCAGAAGAACAGCTCTTGTGa
- the LOC137741239 gene encoding phosphoserine aminotransferase 1, chloroplastic-like, with protein MAMATTPHSLLLQNPNTNFLKNPKTPFATIPMTATRLTTTTSTTLNPAKPISVKCSATTTHIQDRSPAQSESQDRVFNFAAGPAVLPEHVLRKAQSELYNWRGSGMSVMEMSHRGKEFLSIIQKAESDLRTLLNIPDEYSVLFLQGGATTQFAAIPLNLCKPDEKVDYLVTGSWGDKAVKEAQKYSNPKVIWSGKSEKYTKIPAFEELEQSADAKYLHICANETIHGVEFKTYPNPKNGLLIADMSSNFCSKPVDVSKFGIIYAGAQKNVGPSGVTIVIIRKDLIGNAQPVTPVMLDYKIQDENKSLYNTPPCYGIYMCGLVFEDLLEQGGLVEIEKKNKRKADILYNAIDESKGFYRCPVEKSVRSLMNVPFTLEKAELEAEFVKEAAKEKMVQLKGHRSVGGMRASIYNAMPLAGVEKLVAFMKEFQAKHA; from the coding sequence ATGGCAATGGCAACCACACCTCACTCCCTCCTCCTCCAAAACCCAAAtaccaattttctcaaaaacccCAAAACGCCCTTCGCCACCATCCCCATGACCGCCACCCgcctcaccaccaccacctccaccacccTAAACCCCGCCAAACCCATCTCCGTCAAATGCTCAGCCACCACCACCCACATCCAAGATCGATCGCCTGCCCAGTCCGAATCCCAAGATCGGGTCTTCAACTTTGCTGCGGGACCCGCCGTTCTTCCCGAACACGTCCTCCGGAAGGCCCAATCGGAGCTCTACAACTGGCGTGGATCTGGGATGAGCGTCATGGAAATGAGCCACAGAGGCAAAGAGTTCCTCTCCATAATCCAGAAGGCCGAGTCCGACCTCCGAACCCTCCTGAACATCCCGGACGAATACTCCGTCCTCTTCCTCCAGGGCGGCGCCACCACCCAGTTCGCCGCCATCCCTCTCAATCTCTGCAAACCCGACGAGAAAGTCGATTACTTGGTAACCGGGTCGTGGGGCGATAAGGCTGTCAAGGAGGCGCAGAAGTATTCGAACCCAAAAGTGATCTGGTCTGGGAAATCCGAAAAGTACACAAAGATTCCAGCTTTCGAGGAATTGGAGCAGAGCGCGGACGCCAAGTATTTGCATATATGCGCTAATGAAACAATCCATGGCGTCGAGTTCAAAACCTACCCGAATCCGAAAAACGGCCTCCTGATCGCCGATATGTCCTCCAATTTCTGCTCCAAGCCAGTGGACGTTTCCAAATTTGGGATCATCTACGCCGGGGCGCAGAAGAATGTGGGGCCATCTGGGGTAACCATTGTGATCATCAGGAAGGATCTGATCGGAAATGCTCAGCCGGTCACGCCGGTGATGCTGGACTACAAGATCCAGGACGAGAACAAGTCGTTGTACAACACGCCGCCGTGCTACGGCATTTACATGTGCGGATTGGTGTTCGAGGATTTGCTGGAGCAGGGCGGGTTGGTGGAGAttgagaagaagaacaagaggaAAGCTGACATTCTGTACAATGCCATTGATGAGAGCAAGGGGTTTTACCGGTGCCCGGTGGAGAAGTCGGTGAGGTCGCTGATGAACGTGCCGTTTACGCTGGAGAAGGCGGAGTTGGAGGCGGAGTTCGTGAAGGAGGCGGCGAAGGAGAAGATGGTGCAGCTGAAGGGGCATAGGTCGGTGGGAGGGATGAGGGCTTCGATTTACAATGCAATGCCTTTGGCCGGGGTGGAGAAGTTGGTTGCTTTCATGAAGGAGTTCCAGGCAAAGCATGCATGA